A region from the Salvia splendens isolate huo1 chromosome 15, SspV2, whole genome shotgun sequence genome encodes:
- the LOC121768085 gene encoding E3 ubiquitin-protein ligase At3g02290-like has protein sequence MGASCCCLRDEFEDIANPNSPTYRNCVCLGSFLPSFVHMYTSLFDRGEENALSPSTQGASSLHPMVSLDNSLAEMYRAPPRPLPYDVDPRSFRLQQLARLDSKREKGSSHLHDESEQLRTSGVDDQSELSSNKNKWNEFACQEGSKDYNSRLSFKLSNSKMATGYAHINASSEDEDVCPTCLEEYTTENPKIVTECSHHYHLGCIYEWMERSDKCPVCGRVMAFNETT, from the exons ATGGGTGCTTCTTGTTGCTGCTTGAGGGATGAATTTGAGGATATTGCTAATCCAAACAGCCCAACATACAGGAATTGTGTGTGCCTTGGTTCCTTCCTTCCGAGTTTCGTGCACATG TATACATCTCTGTTTGATAGAGGGGAAGAAAATGCTTTATCCCCATCCACTCAGGGAGCATCATCATTACATCCTATGGTATCGCTAGATAATTCCCTAGCTGAGATGTACCGCGCTCCTCCAAGACCTCTTCCATACGATGTAGATCCAAGAAGCTTCCGCTTGCAACAGCTTGCCAGGCTGGACTCAAAAAGAGAGAAAGGATCGAGTCATTTGCATGACGAAAGTGAACAATTGAGAACTAGCGGAGTAGATGATCAATCAGAACTCTCGAGTAACAAAAACAAATGGAATGAGTTTGCATGCCAAGAAGGATCAAAAGATTATAATTCAAGATTATCATTTAAGCTCTCAAACTCCAAAATGGCAACTGGATACGCTCATATTAATGCTTCTTCAGAAGATGAAGATGTTTGCCCGACATGTCTTGAAG AATATACTacagaaaacccaaaaatagtTACAGAATGTTCCCACCATTACCATCTTGGATGTATATATGAGTGGATGGAGAGAAGCGACAAGTGTCCTGTTTGCGGGAGG GTGATGGCGTTCAATGAGACGACGTGA
- the LOC121768086 gene encoding glutathione transferase GST 23-like has protein sequence MEVRLHGMWASPYVIRVIWALTLKGVEYEYIEEDLSNKSMAVLEYNPIYKKVPVLVHNGKPVIESAVILQYIEETWPDGTPLLPEDPYERAMARFWIDFGQQKSLTFFAFFLTSEEDKHKTAAQVLETLKILEEEALGDKKFFGGNTINMVDLFFGWLTYSFGCMEHISGVQVLLPKNLPRLHQWTLDFKQEPVIKENLPDSTALLEHFKRVTKHLKSSNKFNPA, from the exons ATGGAAGTAAGGCTACATGGCATGTGGGCAAGCCCTTATGTGATTAGAGTGATATGGGCACTCACGCTGAAAGGCGTGGAGTACGAGTACATCGAAGAAGATCTCTCCAACAAGAGCATGGCCGTCTTGGAGTACAATCCGATTTACAAGAAGGTTCCGGTGCTGGTTCACAACGGAAAGCCCGTCATAGAGTCGGCTGTGATCCTACAGTACATTGAAGAGACATGGCCTGATGGGACACCCTTACTGCCAGAAGATCCTTACGAGAGAGCCATGGCTCGATTTTGGATCGATTTCGGGCAGCAAAAG AGCCTCACGTTTTTTGCCTTCTTTCTGACTTCGGAAGAGGACAAACACAAGACAGCAGCACAAGTACTGGAAACTCTGAAAATACTTGAAGAGGAGGCTCTAGGAGATAAGAAATTCTTCGGGGGAAACACTATTAATATGGTGGACCTGTTTTTCGGCTGGCTCACCTACTCGTTCGGATGCATGGAACACATAAGTGGAGTACAGGTTTTGCTACCCAAAAATCTTCCTAGGCTGCACCAATGGACTCTGGATTTCAAACAAGAACCTGTAATCAAAGAAAATCTACCAGACAGCACAGCCCTGTTGGAACACTTCAAAAGGGTAACAAAGCACTTAAAATCGAGCAACAAATTCAATCCTGCATAG